AACCAGAAAGCATCTTTTTGAAACCACGCCAACCTTATTTAGCTATTCCAAAACCCGATGCCAGATGTCTAAATAATTTCACCAGATCAACCCAAATTTCCCCTCTCAAAAGATAAGAAAGTGTTCTGAGTGACATTTCAACAGGCTGTTCCCAACTTCCAGCAAGATTGAACTCGCCTGAAGACAATGACAAGCTCCTCTCTGTCTGATGTCACTTCCCATTTCCAGGCCGACTGCTATCTGCTACTGGCTTCTGCCAATAATAGCTCATCAAAACAACACAAGCCTTCTTGGCACCAAAATAAAGGCTGCGGTCCGCGTCTGTGCCACTCAGTTGTCAATTAAGACTCCTCTTCACACTGACACTTGTGACTTAAAAGAAACAGTCGAGAATGTGATGAATTTGAGCCGACAGATGAGAAGGCAGTGCGCTGCGTTGCAGTACCATAGTGCGCTTGAGATATGGATAACAACTGACACAACTGGCAGGTCTTATGAAGTTTGATTTCATTTGTCAGGCTTGCTTGCTCCCTCACTTTTCAATCATCGTGATAATAGCTCATTCTGATCGCCTGAAGACACTCACTCTCACTTccatttaaaatgcaaagacATAAATATAGTAGGTGCCGCTATGGGCTGCACATCAAGATGGCATTTGTTGTATCCGAGAGTCTGTAAATTCATATGTTTAAATGCATGTAATATAGGTATCAGCGAGCATACTGAACCGGGTTCGGGTGCTTACAAAGGTGTCGTGATCTCTAGAAATGACAAAGTTttgcaaaagaaagaaataaaactgaaaatacatATAAATGAACACATATCACATAAACCATAAATGACAAGGAAATAACCATCAACTTTGGTATTTGATCGCTAAGTAGACAAATGGAGCAGTAAGTGTCCAAGCCTGTCTCGGTGAATACCTTGCATGCTTGTCTCCAGCCGACCACATGACGCTAATTCCCGACTGAAGCGCTCCTCCTGTGCAGCCCTAATCCTGCCTGAGAAATGTGACAAGATCATTCTTAAGGCCTACTTTAGTCTGAATAATCTGCCCATCACAGACATTCATCCCAACCTGCACAGCGCCTCCAGCATCATAACACGCTACCTGTATGTTTTCACCACGACTTAGGCGCCATAAATTAAATCTACACAAGCAAAATGTCGGTGTATGTCCATGTGGAAATGTTACATTGATTGCACTGCAAACATTATGAACAGTGTCCAGAAGTATTACTGCAAATGATCAATTAATTGCGTCAAAACACAACAGGAATTCTTAAGTTATGATAAACAATTTATTAAGCTCTTTTCttggtttgcttgtttgttttatatccTTGCAAATGCATTAATATCTTGATTTTTGGAAATGGTGATCCGACAAACAAGAAATTCGCCAAAATAAATAAGCCCGACCAAGTTGCGTGCCATAATCTCATGAGTGCATTCCTTGTTTTCTTAAAGCTAATAAAGTACAGTACAGTGGATCTCACAGGCGCTTCTTGAAGTTTCCACAAAGTTCTGTACCAATAATATGGCAGCTGTCAGATTGAATTGAGCGACTGGTTCCCGGCGCTAACATGAAGGTTAGGTGAAGTTAACTCTTCTTTACAGCATGACTACAAGCTGCCAGGATCCTCACCTTCCTGATGGCAAGTGGACGACAGCATATAATCTCCACGGGCTTTACTTTCTACTCCTGACCAGCTTTAACTAATTGAGAAGACAAAGTGAAAAAGACCCTTCACTGCCACGATTTTGGCTGCACCTCAACTTTTCTAACTCTCTCAGTCATGCTGCGCTCCTGTCGTCTGACTTCCGGCGAGACGGCATAAGTTCTTCGTGTCAGCTCCAAGTTGAGAGCTTGCAAATGAAGTCAACGCTGCAGTATTTGACACTCAGATTGGggcgtgtgtgtgggtgggtgggggcgAGGAAAATATCTTGGGTGTAGTCAAGGGGAATGGGTATGACTTCTAAGTATCTGAAATGTCCTGTCTTAAACACATAATATCCGTAATACTTCCTGACACATTCGCCTATAACCTCTTATTCTGTGCCAGCTTCTGTGGgtcccttttttctctctctgggcGTAGAAGAAAAGCAGTCTATTTTCTTGTCATATTTGCTTGAAAGGGGACTCTCAACTTGGAGTCTAATTTCCTGCACTTTAAAGACAGTCCACATGCAAGGTGCATTACCATGCTATCAAGGTGATGGGAGCAATTTCAAACTGTCAGTCAGTCATGGAAATATCAGAGAGACTTAATGTCTAGTGCAACCTGTCAAAGGCTCCTGTGAAGAGGTGGAGAGCATAATCTGAGTTTTATTCACTCAGTACCATTTACTTGTCAGTGTGGCTCTCTGTTTCACTCTAGATGGTAGCTCATAAGGAGATGGGGATATAATATGCCCATATGTAtagaaatatatatgtatagaaaGTGGGAGAGAGCTACTTAAATGAAGAGGTCACTATGGCaggtttaaaaatgtataagaagacaaaagacaaagcaggAAAATGTAGAGCTGCTGCATATCAACAGAGAGCACTTATGTACCAAGTACCATAGCTTCACCCCGAGTATAAAACTGCTCCATCTCGTATGATCTTACAGCGCTTGCTTCACAGACAGCAGTTAGTTAAGGCTGTTAATTTCCCGATAGACGCACCACTCTGGGTGACACACTGGGGCTGTACTTAACCATTATTAATGTGACAGGCCTCACTGCAAAGCAAATCAATTAAACAGGAGCAATCACCATAGTCTGGATAACGGCCCTTTTAAGGCTGTTTTCATGTGACAAGGAGGTCCTCGATCCGGGCCTCTGCGCCGAGACCTGACAGGTCAAGAAAGCGGCATGAAACAATAGCACCTTCTAACCATCATCTCCCCTTTTTACCTGTCAGATCCAGTCGGCCTGTCTGGCTGCTGACGCGGCGTGCCCTGCGCCGCCTGCCACAAGGTGAATTTTCATGTCATGTCGAGGGAATTTCTTATTCCATTTGCTCGACATTATAATGCCGCATTTATCGACCATATCCTCTTTTTGAAAGCTATATGTCAGGGCGCCtgagtttttgtcattttttccaACAGATTCAGTTACTTGTCCCTTGTGATTAGCTCAATGTACACGTGCAAGCATAAAGGGAGCATAATATCAAAAGTGGAGCACTTACTTACCTTTGCACTTTTCGGGCGATTCCTTCGCTTGTGACCTCTGAAGTGTCTGAAAGGGTGGAAGGAAAGCTGCTttcaaaaaaaaacaccactttTTACACTTGCTCACGATGTTGGTTCTCATTCCATTTtttataaaaagacaaaaaatgatATAAAACCAGCTGAATAATATTACAAGCATGCTTTTGTCAAATCAACCCTGTTGTGCAGACCATCCATCAGCCCGCAAAACTGAATTATGCAATACCCATTATATAATTATACATTATACAATACAGTCATGATAGAAGCTCCTGACAGGGTGACCCTAATTGCcattgttttccatttttaataATCCCCAGAGATAAATTGTCAAGTCGTCTCCAGTGCTTCAGCACAGAAAAACCACcacctgaaaataaaatgaagactaaaagctaaactaaaaacacaaaaagtgcCACAAAGAGGACAGAGGAAGGTCTTCACCTCTGATGTCGCTTATTTTACTTCCATATGAATCctcaaaaaaaaatctttttatggGCAAAATGTAGAACCGAATAAAATTGTCAAAGCCATGTGAAAGATgctttctttgtattttctttgccCATTGGGGCTAAAGATAAGCATGGCCCTAATGGTTAACAGAACAGAACTCAGAAAAATAGAAAAGCTGTTTCTAAGGatcattactgaatgtgtgtttcTAAAACACATGgattaaaaatctaattttagATGATAAATTAGGGCTATGTTTTTGGATATTTTTAATAAAGGTCAGAGAAGATGCTTTAATGAAGAAATGTGCATGATGCAAAAAGAACAGGGTGAATTAaacctgatttatttttttatttgcagaaCTTAAAGTTCTGGCATTTTTGCTGAATTCATTATTAAATGTGAGCTGGAGGGAACTTTTGTAGAAGAAAACGTGAattaatcctttaaaaaaaataaacaaaccctTAATATTTAATAGTAAAGCCCAGAGATAGGCTTTCTTTCAGTGTAATCACCAACTAGAGGTACCCAGCCCTGCTTGTAAACGTTTGTATTTGCATGGATTCCGGGTGATTCATAAATGTGTCCTTGTGTGAAATACTAGCGGGAGATTTCAAGCTTTCTGTTTAAAAGTAATGAATTGCGGCgacggagaaaaaaaaatgtgaagccATTTAAGGATAAAGCCGAGAATTTGGTGTCTGCCGCTGCGAGCCATCCATCACGTCCACAATAAAGGAGCTTTTGCCTGACGGTCGAAATTTATGGTCGCCCTTCTCTGCCCTAATAACTCAAAGCGCTGTGTCAGAGCCTGACAGCCGTTGCCGAAAACAGCACCCCTTTTATCAATCAAAAAACACTTGCATATGTTTAACTTTCGCCTGATCAGCAAGACATTTATAGGCTATTGAGTAATAAGATAAGTGGGTCTATTTCGATGGGAAGAAATGTGGACGCTTTAATGATTAATGGCAGCCACAAGAGAGTTTTTTAAGCGCTCTTGGAACAAAAAGAAGGATTTTTTGGCATGAGTGCGGAGGAAATGTGGAggtgtattttttaatttcctacacccagaaaaaaaaattataataatgataatcacTTGGAAAAATTACATGCTATTAAATCAGTGTCTGTAGCAGAATTACAGCGCCATATAAAAATACCTTGGAGCTTATCTCCAATTAAACAAATTGCTGTTTTGAGTTTGACCAGACCAGGCGGTGTAAAGCGGGCCTGTGCGGTGATGGAGCGGTTAGGGGAGATAATACAACACGCATTATCTGCACTTCTCGTGGATTCACTACAGCTTTTGACCTGAGCATGGCTGAGAagaggcaaaaaataaataaatatataaaataaatctgGAGACAGCTGACTGGCAGGACAGGGAACTGACAGATGACAGGCTGTGATTGAGGGAGAAAGTTGCCGAACATGTGAAACATGGCGATAGATGTCGCACACTGTAGGCAGGGATGTGACCTTACAAGTCCCTGGCTTgattacttatttatttccccTAAAAGAAGAGAGGAGTGGACAAAATATCACCTGCGGCTAAAATCTGCTTTAAAATCTGCATCTTCTTTGCATAACTAGACTGCAGTTAATAAAGGAGACGGTGTTTGGACCCAGTTACTCAAAACAATAAAGTCTGCTGTACAAACGTTTCAAAACAAATCTTCTCATAATCTTTGTCATCTTTATTCCCTGGTCCCCCAAAACCACACAGGATGCAGGTGCAGCGCATGCGTCAAAGTGCCAATTACGCAAAAGGCGCGTGTAAAGTCTGGAAATTAAAAGCGCTCGGAGTGGGTGAAATATGAAACAGACACCCGTGTGAGCAGGAAACGTCACATTACCTCGACCCTCTGATCACATCGGCATCTCTTTTTGATTGGGAGGCTGCACGGGCAGCAATCCGCGGACTGATTCAGATGCTGCTAGTGAGGAGGCGGAGTGATCCCTTCTGCCCGCAACCCACGTAAACCGTGCCCGCTCTCGGACCCACAGCCAGTGTCAGAGCGACGCCGGAGATGAAGCAACGAGGCTGAGAAGCGCACGGATTCTGCTCACACTCTCTCGTCTCTTCCGAGGATTTAactgtgattttcttttatttctggcAGCGGTTCCAACCGTCAGACGTTTTGAGTGCTGGCTTTCTTAACCCTACCCATGGCATTTTTCAACCATTTATAGGAGAATTGGGTCATGATCACATCGCCCACGGTCTCTGTCCTGAGAAATAGCACAAATCCAGCGTGGGAGAGCGGCTCCTCGGGGGAGAAGGGAGCAGTGAAGATAAGCCAACTATCCGTCCACAACTCTGTCTCTCCCGCAGACCCTTCTCGACAAGCCAGTCGTCTTCCCATAAAGGTTTTGAAAATGCTTACGGCACGGGCAGGACACATTTTACACCCGGAGTACCTACAGCCGTTACCGTCCACTCCTGTCAGTCCCATCGAGGTAAGCGCTACAgcgaataaaataaaacacgaaCGTTATTTTTATTCGCTTATTCTCAAACTACAGCGTGTTCACTCCGAAATTGCAGGACACCAGAGCTCCCACCCCGACACGAGTGGACAAACTGTGGTCAAGATTTTTATTTAGGCTATGTGTTGAAACACAGTAGAATAAACTGTGCTCTCGAATTTCTACTCGCTTCAGACTTTAACGACCCTTTTATGCAAACTGATGCCAATATTTTGAATGTCATTCCGTCGTGTTGTACAATCTTATCTTCCAGCTAATGTAAATCAGCTACGTGTGTGCGCCTTCCTCCTTTACATACCTATTATGCTGAgttgttttgagtttcatcCCGAGATAAGTTTATGCGCAGTGCGTAAAATGCGCGAAACGGCGATGTGACTATTTATCACAAAATATTACATGTACGTGTGAGTGTTTTCGTGAATTTTGTTAACGTTGTGTTTGTTTCAAATTCTCAGCTGGATGCCAAGAAGAGTCCGCTGGCCCTTCTGGCCCAAACGTGCTCTCAAATCGGCAAACCGGATCCGCCGTCCTCCTCCAAGCTGTCCTCTGTAACCTCCAATGGATCTAGCGACAAGGAGGCCAAATCCGGCCCGCTGAAGATGAGCGACATCGGAGCCGACGACAAGTCGAGCTTCAAACCTTACTCAAAATCATCAGAGAAGAAGGACTCGAGCAGCAGCCTCAGTGGAGATAAAACCAGTTTCCGAGTGCCTAGCGCCACCTGCCAGCCGTTCACCCCCAGGACAGGCAGCCCCGGCTCCTGCACCTCCGTTTCTCCTCTGCCATCTGAAGGCAAAGCGGGGGacaaggaggaaaagaaggagtcTGATAGCAATAAAAGCACGACGACGGAGAGCAACGGCAGCCACGGGATAAGTGGAATTACCTCTGACGGCAACCAGCAGCAAGAAAACACATCTGGATCCAAGGCTGTTACATCAGACTCCATATCTGTAACCTCGTCATCCTCCTCCGTCCTCGGCTCCGGGCTGGTGGCCCCTGTCTCCCCCTATAAGCCCGGTCATACAGTTTTTCCTTTACCGCCTGCTGGTATTTCCTATCCTGGAAGTTTAGCCGGTGCATATGCGGGTTATCCGCAGCCGTTTCTCCCTCCTGGAATGACCCTTGACCCCACCAAATCCAGCAGCCAGCTTTTAAGCGCACAGTTTGCTGCTGCCAGCTCGCTGGGATGCAGCAAAGCGGGAACGAGCCCCTTGGCTGGAGCATCCCCTCCGTCTCTAATGTCTGCTAGTCTGTGTCGAGACCCCTACTGCCTGAGTTACCACTGCACGAGCCATTTGTCCGGCGCATCCAGCGCTAACTGCGCACATGACTCTGCGGCAGCTGCGGCAGCTGCCTCTGCGCTCAAGTCTGGATACCCGCTCATGTACCCGACGCACCCGTTACACGGCGTGCACGCCACGACCCCTTCTTTCAGCGGACATCCCTTATATCCTTATGGGTTTATGCTGCCCAACGACCCCCTGCCGCACGTGTGCAACTGGGTGTCGGCGAACGGACCTTGCGATAAGCGCTTTTCATCCTCCGAGGAGCTCCTCAGCCACTTGCGGACTCACACGGCCTTTGCCGGCACGGAGAAGTTGATATCTGGGTACCCGGGATCGTCTTCTCTTGCtaacgctgctgctgctgctgctatggCTTGTCACATGCACATGCCTCCAAACGGAAGCCCGAGCAGCCCGAGCACGCTGGCCCTCAGGGGCCCTCACCACCCCCTCGGACTCAGCAGTCGCTACCACCCGTATTCAAAGAGCCCCCTGCCCACTCCCGGGGCCCCGGTGCCCGTGCCCGCGGCTACCGGACCATATTACTCCCCGTACGCCTTGTATGGACAAAGACTGACGACAGCATCGGCCTTAGGATATCAGTAGTGACAGAGAATTACACATTTATAAAGGAGATTTAGGCCCAATGAGTTTTATATTGTACTTAATGCAGGGATTGGATCCAGGTGGGGATCAGTGTATTTATTTGCGATAGCTTCAAGCgtgactaaaataaaaaataattataatataaaatTTCAAAAGCCTCAATGTGCATTATTTTTACACAGGAGAAAAGCGTCTTTACAAGTTAAATAAAGTTAGgaccctttttctttctttcttttgagtaATGTGgagtttattgtttattttatttatttttcgaCAAGTGGGGTTTTGTAAAGcaaaaagttattttaaaatgtgtcttAGTCAGAGGGATTAGGGGGCTGCCAGAGCTGAGTGCGTGACGGAGTGATGGACGTGGAAAATCAATCAGAGCAGTTTCTTACAGAACTGGCAtcgatttattttattttatttattttttggggggagagAGAAACGTTTCATGAGGGCGTTTGATTTACCTGAAGGGTATATTTAAGACTGCTGTTTGgtgagagtttttttttttaatttctttttatttttaagtataGGACAGGGTCAAATCAGGTCAAAAGTTTTAATTTACaataagggttttttttttctccagtaacatcttgttttgtttttgctgtgttaGTTTGACTATATatataattcattatttaacTGATCCATATTTTATTCCTAAAGTTGGGGAAGATGTATAATATCTGACTGACATTTATGGCAGAATTTTGAATATACTGCCTTTTATTCACAACTGTGTTTTGCTTCTGGTCTCACCATGAGGCTCATAATGGGGTTTTTAAAAGGGCCCAAGGATAAAGAAGCAATAACTGCAAAACCTTTGAAGTTACAGAGGCTTCTATGAgcatctgctgtttttattttattaagttttagtaacaagaagcaggaaaaaaagaagaagaaaaaaaacaccacttGGTGCTGTAGCTacagtaggtgtgtgtgtgtgtgcgtgtgtgcaaaTGTGTGCTCAGATACAAAATCTTTTGGGCTCATCAAAACATGCTGAATCTTCTCAATCACGCGGTCATGGATTATTGTTTCATTAACGAAGACAAATGAGCTACTGATACCAGCGAGGCGCTCGCTAAACAAAGATTTACGATGACACCAGATGTGGGACGTTTCCACAGCTTTTGTGATTGCTGTAATGAAGCCATGAAGCAGAGAGCATGAAATAAAGTGAGGCCTAACTATTTAATCAGCCCCTTAAAACAAATCAACTAAATCAAGCCAGCAGTGTCATTATCCATCCTCAGTAAATCAGGCTGTTCTCCAGCAATAAAATCACCATCATTAATGGTCAGATGTCATATTCATCAAATCCAGCCATCTTTCATGTAGATGAGGCCTAAACATAGCTCAGTGATAGATGATAATAAAGCTGCTAACCTATATTTCAGCACTGGGACCAGTCAGCCACGGAGCCGGCATAGATCATATGTGATGCatcttttttcatttacaaacagcacattaaTATGATGTGAACAAATTGGGTTACAATCTCTGAACTTATTGCTCAAAGGCTGATTGATGTTTGACTCTGCCGAAGAAATTCACACATCTTCACAAGCAGATAAACCCGCTAATAAatgattcagtttcagtttagttttattaGCAGTGGTTAATGAGCTAGTTTAAATTTAAGGATGGGCCTAAAAGTCTGTGCGTGTGACGAGATTAAATGTGAACGTGCTTATTTGCTTTGCGTTGTTAAGTTGTTTTTcctgactaaaaaaaaaaagggtggcTTAGTGGTGTAGTGGTTAGCCCTCTCCCCTCACAGTATGAAGGCCCTAGGTTTGAATCCACTGGCCAGCTGGGAAGTCTGCCTGTTGTTGTCCCTCCTGATACTCGCGCTTCCTCCCACAGACATGTTTATCAGTTTAACTGATGATTCTacattggctgtaggtgtgaatggtcGTCTCTCTATGCttgcaacctgtccagggtgcaccaCACCTTTCATCCAGTGATAGCTGGAACAGGATCCAGCCCCTGACCCGCCACCCTGAACTGTACAAATGGATGGACTTTCAAATAATCCTGAACCTAATGAAGTGAACAGCATTTTGTTGCTATCAGAAATGATACTGTAACTTGCCGTCTTTAGTTTTGAATTTAAATTaaaggacaaaaaagaaaagaaaaaaaacatatattaaTATGTTGTTAACCCAAACAGCAAAACCCTGGAGGTGTGTGAATGGTCTGCAGTGCTAATTCACTAACAATACTGTAGATTCcacaatgttttctttctgttttaagaggaagaaacaagCTAATATCTAAAGTAGTGATTCCTTTTAAGCTATCTGCATTATGAGTGTTGTAGCACAATCTCCAGCCTTTGTGGTCTCGTACAgcatcagtgtttctgtcagtgttttgaattTCGTATCCTACATTTTCTCTGGACACAGATTATTGGCAGGCTTTATTAGTGTTTATTACATTAACCGTGTTAGTGGGCTTCACATATAGCAGTTGCAAATTAAGTAAGCCCGATCAAAAcagatattttcctttttcagcaGGAAAAAGAAGCAAACACTTGgttctatttgaaagagtgctTATTAATAAAAGGTATGAAACAAATAGCTAATCTTccatatttaaaaacattttgtaaacacATGTCAGTCACATGGAGAAGTACACTCCTGCATTCAACAAACCTTCAAAATCCATAAAATTAGAATCAGGGGTTCCAGGTTTGTGCCAATGGTAATAACATCTTTTGGGAGTGACAGGCAGAACCTGCCTTATTTAAACCCCAGACATGTGGTGTTCTCCTTGCTATTGAAGTGTGTGGTGTCATCATGCCAAAGTCTAAAGAGGTTGTTTCAGAAGTCTGAGTCTGGGAAAGGATTTAAAAGGATCTTCAAATTATTTGCAATAAATCACTGAATTGCCAAAGACAAATTCATCCCAAAAACAGactctttgaaaaaaaaaaatgcctccaAGAACTTCCTAATCTGCTGAGTTTGCAGGTATCTCTCACAGCTGTTGGTGTCTGCGATCAGAAACAGAAAGCACAAATCTGACCTGCATGGAAGGCGCACCAGGAGAACAAGGAACGTTAGAGCAAGACTACAATTTGACAGCGAACAATTAAGCAAAGATCAGGCTTTTTGGAATAGTGTGCTCCAGACAAATGTATTAAAGATGGAGTTCTCTGGCTGCAGTAACAGTAAAGCCATTTGGCACAGATCGAAGACAGCCTCTCAGGAGAAGAACCTCATACCACCTGCAGAGCATGTTATGATTTGGGGTTGTTTCACTGCCTTGGGGTGCAGGCAGCTTGCAGTCACTGATTCAACTAAAACAAGTGTTTAAGATCACGTGGGGCCAATCAGTCCTGAAGCTGAAGTTGAACTGAAAACTGACTTTTCAGCAGGGTAATGATTCTTAACAAATCCCCAAAGAACATGAGGAACtacatgcaagaaaaaaaatttgCAACTAGGAATCTTGCCGTTTTGCAAGGAAGAGTGAGCAAAAAATTTACCCAACAGATGCCAAAGACTGGAAGACAAGTATGCAAAATTTCTACAAGTAGTTATTTCTGTTAAATGGCAAAATGATTACTTCTGATGCCAAGATGTAGCTGCTTTTTTCAAAGATGAACATTATCTCTATTTAGATATCTTCGgtccaaaatttaaaaaattcctAGTTGCAAAATGAGGAGGCTGTGGGTCGTCAACCAATTGGCATGTCGATGTTTCAATCCCTGGCTCCATCAGTCTGCATTTTTAAGTATCCTCAGGCAAGACAGCGAACCCTAAGATGTGcctgatgcatccattgaaGTGTGAGTATTTGTGTCAATACGGCTTGAAAATCACTATATAAGTACCAGTCCGGCTATTATATGAACCCTGTGATGGAATCGGCTAATTTTGTGGTTGTGCTGAAAATTTCCATTGGAtgaacttattttttttcacataactTTCTATCCCACCATGATGAAGTCTACCCATCTGTTTCTATGTGACAGATGACGTCTTTTCCacatgtctgaaagaaaaatgcaGCCAGGAGATGAGACTCTGGCTTAGTGACTCCATGCTGAATCACGGGGATGGCCCCACCTGTTCTGCTTTGAACCACACCAAAATCAAGAGTCACGGCCTATCACCTAAGGAGGAACAGGCCGGCGCAGTACACCCTGGGAGAGACGCATGCCGACGCTGAAAAAAAATGGTCACCTCAGCACAGCTGCGCACCATGTGTTGCACTTTCCGTGTCAAGTTCTGGTTGAAGGCGGTGGACACCATCGCTGCTATGCCGAGCTGACGTTCCCTCACAAAACGCCCACAGTCATGTATGAAAATCTCTTTTTTCCAAATCAGCTCACGCAGATACATAAATCAACCAGCCCTCAAACACGTGTTGCAGTCATATAATGAATTTAACACCCTTTTGTCAGCAATATTAATGATCCAATCAAGGGATTTCCCCATCGCTACATAAACATTTACTGCTTTGAATAAACCTTCCTCGGTGCTCTGGAAAAGCAAGCAGGACTCTGTTTACAGGCACGAAAGGAAAAACCAATGACCTTTTGCGTGTTCAACCAGCTGAGAAGTGTGTCTTCCATCTTTCAGAGAAACATGGTGGTTTATTTTTGCAGGAGAAAGGCTTTTGCCTCTCCAAACAAGCCCCATATTTATCATCACTCCATCATTTCCTGCCTTTGACAAGCAAAGTAAACGGTAGAAGCACAAAGTTAAAGCTGAGTCTTGGTGAGCCTTTGACCTTTGGAGCTTGTCTTCTATTATTAACCCTCGAGCGACATCataaaataaaggaaatgaGTTGGTACGCTGAGATTATCTTAATGTGGAAGGCTTGGCGTGTGTGTTctatactcacacacacagacagacaaaaaaaaaaaaagcgtgcCTTTTTGAGCTAGAAGCCAGCCAACGGGAAAGGGAGAAAAGGGGAATTTTCCCTTGAAGAGTCTGTCAACAcacaaagcaaaggaaagagCAACAGTGAGTTAAACAGTGGGCTCTTGTCTTTCAGCACTCAACATGCTCTATAATTTACACACCACTGACAGGGGCCATTTTGAAGTCTGTCATAGACGGCAAACTTTTTGTCTCCAAACGTCTTGCTCACAGTGAGTCGACTTCTGCCGGGGTCTGGGTGATTAATCACTTATGGCCTTATTGTGTGGAGGTGGCTAATTAACTGCAGGCTGACTGAAGAGACACGCTATAAAAACCCGCCTCTGATAACCCCAACTTTTC
The Oreochromis aureus strain Israel breed Guangdong linkage group 8, ZZ_aureus, whole genome shotgun sequence DNA segment above includes these coding regions:
- the LOC116327440 gene encoding zinc finger protein 503-like, with product MITSPTVSVLRNSTNPAWESGSSGEKGAVKISQLSVHNSVSPADPSRQASRLPIKVLKMLTARAGHILHPEYLQPLPSTPVSPIELDAKKSPLALLAQTCSQIGKPDPPSSSKLSSVTSNGSSDKEAKSGPLKMSDIGADDKSSFKPYSKSSEKKDSSSSLSGDKTSFRVPSATCQPFTPRTGSPGSCTSVSPLPSEGKAGDKEEKKESDSNKSTTTESNGSHGISGITSDGNQQQENTSGSKAVTSDSISVTSSSSSVLGSGLVAPVSPYKPGHTVFPLPPAGISYPGSLAGAYAGYPQPFLPPGMTLDPTKSSSQLLSAQFAAASSLGCSKAGTSPLAGASPPSLMSASLCRDPYCLSYHCTSHLSGASSANCAHDSAAAAAAASALKSGYPLMYPTHPLHGVHATTPSFSGHPLYPYGFMLPNDPLPHVCNWVSANGPCDKRFSSSEELLSHLRTHTAFAGTEKLISGYPGSSSLANAAAAAAMACHMHMPPNGSPSSPSTLALRGPHHPLGLSSRYHPYSKSPLPTPGAPVPVPAATGPYYSPYALYGQRLTTASALGYQ